The proteins below are encoded in one region of Lactuca sativa cultivar Salinas chromosome 3, Lsat_Salinas_v11, whole genome shotgun sequence:
- the LOC111917178 gene encoding serine/threonine-protein kinase PBL27: protein MGCFPCFDSSNKEGNGVKEVSKKDIGKEGSAPHQSHHVSRVSSGKSKSRVSLDPKKDQMVTKDGQTANIAAQTFTFRELAAATKNFRPESMLGEGGFGRVYKGRLDSTGQVVAVKQLDRNGLQGNREFLVEVLMLSLLHHPNLVNLIGYCADGDQRLLVYEFMPLGSLEDHLHDLPPDKEPLDWNTRMKIAAGAAKGLEYLHDKANPPVIYRDLKSSNILLDEGYHPKLSDFGLAKLGPVGDKTHVSTRVMGTYGYCAPEYAMTGQLTLKSDVYSFGVVFLELITGRKAIDNTRAPGEHNLVAWARPLFKDRRKFPKMADPLLQGRYPVRGLYQALAVAAMCLQEQAATRPLIGDVVTALTYLASQPYDPEAARAERSARGSGSGTPRSRADRRNPSDGGLDDSMPRAHGSPSTYKNSPDYRKRESLREINTRGADLADGESSNGGGGSGRKWGVVEDSDSQRNSPANTSSRGRNRDLERERAVAEAKVWGENWRDRKRTNTTSGGGSGSGGGGGGGGSFDATNE, encoded by the exons ATGGGGTGTTTTCCATGCTTTGATTCATCAAACAAAGAAGGAAATGGTGTAAAGGAAGTGTCTAAAAAGGATATTGGGAAAGAAGGTTCGGCTCCTCATCAATCTCATCATGTCAGTAGGGTTAGTTCAG GAAAATCAAAATCCCGTGTTAGTTTGGATCCTAAGAAGGACcagatggttacaaaagatggaCAAACAGCAAACATTGCAGCACAAACGTTTACTTTTCGTGAGCTTGCTGCAGCAACAAAGAACTTTCGCCCTGAGTCTATGTTAGGAGAAGGTGGTTTTGGGCGTGTTTACAAAGGTCGTTTGGATAGCACAGGACAg GTAGTTGCTGTGAAGCAGCTTGATAGAAATGGTCTTCAAGGGAATAGAGAGTTTTTGGTGGAGGTTCTTATGCTTAGCCTGTTACATCACCCAAATCTTGTGAATTTGATAGGTTATTGTGCAGATGGAGATCAACGCCTCCTAGTTTATGAGTTTATGCCTTTGGGATCACTTGAAGATCATTTACACG aTCTTCCACCAGACAAAGAACCTTTAGACTGGAACACAAGAATGAAAATTGCTGCTGGTGCAGCAAAAGGTTTAGAATATCTACATGACAAAGCAAATCCTCCAGTCATATACAGAGACTTAAAATCATCCAACATTCTTCTTGATGAAGGATACCACCCTAAATTATCTGATTTTGGTCTTGCAAAACTCGGTCCAGTTGGCGATAAAACACATGTCTCCACCAGGGTGATGGGCACATATGGCTACTGTGCTCCTGAATATGCCATGACAGGTCAGCTCACCTTGAAATCCGATGTTTACAGCTTCGGTGTTGTCTTCCTTGAACTTATAACTGGAAGAAAAGCCATCGACAATACCCGTGCTCCTGGAGAACACAATCTTGTTGCTTGG GCACGACCACTTTTCAAGGATAGGAGGAAGTTTCCAAAAATGGCGGATCCATTATTGCAAGGGCGTTATCCAGTGAGGGGACTTTACCAAGCACTTGCAGTTGCAGCAATGTGTTTACAAGAACAAGCTGCAACAAGACCTCTGATTGGTGATGTTGTGACTGCTTTAACATACTTAGCCTCTCAACCCTACGACCCTGAAGCGGCTCGAGCCGAGAGAAGTGCCAGAGGCAGCGGCTCCGGTACACCCAGGAGCCGAGCTGACCGGAGGAACCCCAGTGATGGTGGTCTTGATGACTCCATGCCTCGGGCCCATGGTTCACCTTCCACTTACAAGAACTCACCTGATTACAGAAAGAGGGAGTCTTTGAGAGAGATCAACACCCGTGGTGCTGATCTTGCGGATGGTGAAAGCAGTAATGGTGGTGGTGGCTCTGGCCGGAAATGGGGGGTGGTGGAGGATTCTGATTCTCAGAGGAACAGTCCGGCGAATACCAGTAGCAGAGGCCGGAATCGGGATCTTGAGAGGGAGCGGGCGGTGGCCGAGGCTAAAGTTTGGGGGGAGAATTGGAGAGACAGAAAGAGAACAAACACAActagtggtggtggtagtggtagcggcggcggtggcggtggtggtggtagttTTGATGCTACAAATGAGTGA